A window of Mytilus edulis chromosome 10, xbMytEdul2.2, whole genome shotgun sequence contains these coding sequences:
- the LOC139492554 gene encoding chromosome partition protein Smc-like, translated as MASNWSNCGVCLYRQVTKPSVVWYSECDEGLCGDCNEHHSIAKASRNHETVFIAEYKKLPIEILQIATICKIHNEKYELFCKKHDCPCCKKCLKSHNDCKGLTDINELIKNVKTSNAFYEIEQTLLEVAENIKLIKSNREDNLTSLEKQKREIEEEIKQTRTKIIRHLDGLQDNLMKELKAAEQKENNKIQKLLTDLKTKERDITEFKENIANIKQNASELQAYLTIKHFEKEISRDEQFIHSIIKSDATNRANISCQFTKSLAQITANIEKFGEINVSSDPCDFSIQKRKQKQAQIIVARPTRHIDNLTLTLQKRINTELSNVHGCTLLPDEKMVFSCFRQGNIAVFKSDGSKDFVINEITRTFDVVYIADDSIAVTSGGLEQINIIDTKNKKIKKTIQVYSENTGAAYNDGHLIYCIQKKGIQRISLSDESITNVISTKLSGLAYVTTFCDKLFYTDPANHSVTCCDNHSNILWTFCSKSVLKCPLGISVDNDGNVFVVGRNTNNVVAISPDGQHYRQLLSHTDELYHPQVLHYDTSTNKLLVSNEKETAFLYDVNK; from the coding sequence ATGGCCAGTAATTGGAGCAATTGTGGTGTCTGTCTTTATCGTCAGGTTACCAAGCCATCAGTAGTATGGTATTCCGAATGTGATGAAGGACTATGTGGAGATTGTAACGAACATCACAGTATTGCCAAGGCATCAAGAAACCACGAAACCGTTTTCATCGCCGAATACAAGAAGTTACCGATAGAGATTCTCCAAATCGCCACGATCTGTAAAATACATAACGAGAAATACGAACTTTTCTGTAAAAAACATGATTGTCCGTGCTGTAAGAAATGTTTGAAATCTCACAACGATTGTAAAGGTTTAACCGACATCAATGAACTCATAAAAAACGTCAAAACTTCAAACGCATTTTATGAAATCGAACAAACTCTGCTCGAAGTCGCtgagaatattaaattaatcaaaTCTAATCGGGAAGATAATTTAACTTCATTAGAAAAACAGAAAAGAGAAATTgaagaagaaataaaacaaaccaGAACAAAGATTATTCGTCATCTTGATGGTCTTCAGGATAATTTGATGAAAGAATTAAAAGCAGCCGAACAAAAAGAGAACAACAAAATTCAGAAATTGTTAACTGATCTTAAAACAAAGGAAAGAGATATAACAGAATTCAAAGAAAACATTGCTAATATTAAACAGAATGCATCCGAACTGCAAGCCTATCTGACAATAAAACATTTCGAAAAAGAAATTTCCAGAGACGAACAATTCATTCACTCGATTATCAAAAGTGACGCAACAAACCGAGCCAATATTTCATGCCAATTTACCAAGTCTCTAGCTCAAATCACAGCCAACATTGAGAAGTTCGGAGAAATTAATGTCAGTTCTGATCCATGTGATTTTTCCATTCAGAAACGGAAGCAAAAACAAGCCCAGATTATTGTAGCTCGTCCAACCAGACATATTGATAACCTGACTCTGACATTACAGAAACGTATCAATACAGAGTTGTCAAATGTCCATGGTTGTACACTGCTTCCTGATGAAAAGATGGTATTCTCTTGCTTTAGGCAAGGCAACATAGCAGTATTCAAATCTGACGGGTCAAAAGATTTTGTAATAAATGAGATCACACGGACGTTCGACGTGGTATATATCGCTGATGATTCCATTGCTGTAACATCTGGTGGTTTAGAACAGATAAATATAATCGACACAAAGaacaagaaaataaagaaaacaatacaaGTTTATTCAGAAAATACTGGAGCAGCATACAACGATGGACATTTGATTTATTGTATCCAGAAGAAAGGAATACAGAGGATTAGTCTTAGTGATGAATCCATTACAAACGTCATCAGTACAAAACTCTCAGGATTAGCGTACGTTACAACATTCTGTGACAAACTGTTTTACACAGACCCTGCAAATCATAGTGTAACCTGTTGTGATAACCATAGTAACATACTGTGGACGTTCTGTAGTAAAAGTGTTTTGAAATGTCCACTCGGTATCTCTGTAGACAATGATGGAAACGTGTTTGTAGTGGGACGTAATACTAATAATGTGGTCGCCATCTCTCCTGATGGACAACACTATAGGCAACTGTTATCACATACCGATGAACTATATCACCCACAGGTTCTGCATTATGACACATCTACAAATAAATTGTTAGTTTCAAATGAAAAAGAAACCGCGTTTTTGTATGAtgtcaataaataa
- the LOC139492008 gene encoding putative autophagy-related protein 11: MMASNWNNCGVCDYRQVTKPSVVWCSECDEGLCGDCKEHHSISKSSRNHETVSIAEYQKLPKEILQIATVCKIHSEKYELYCGKHDCPCCKKCVKSHNDCKGLTDINEIIKTVKTSNAFYEIEETVLEVAENIERIKTNRENNFTSLEKQRREIEEEIKQTRTKINRHLDGLQNDLLKELKAAEEKENNKIQKLLTDLKTKEIEITEFKDNIANFKQHASKLQAFLAIKHFETDISGAEKFIHSIIKSEATNRANISCQFTKSLAQITSSVQKFGEINVSSDPFNLSIKKRKQKQAQIMVTMPSNNINDMTLTLQKRINTELSNVHGCSLLPDGKMVFSCFGQHKIKVFKSDGSEDFVMNDIKRTLDVVYIGDNSIAVTSGGFKQINLIDTKNKKIKKTVNVNSCNSGAAYKDGHLIYCADEKGLQKISLNDESITNVINTKLSNFSYVTTLGDKLFYTHRDNNSVTCCNYHGTILWTFCDTSVLALPNGISVDNDCNVFVLGYKTNNMVVISPDGKHFRQLLSREDGLNGPKVLHYDTSTNKLLVANYNNTAFLYDVK; encoded by the coding sequence ATGATGGCCAGTAATTGGAATAATTGTGGTGTCTGTGATTATCGTCAGGTAACCAAGCCATCAGTAGTCTGGTGTTCAGAATGTGATGAAGGACTATGCGGAGATTGTAAAGAACATCATAGTATTTCCAAGTCTTCAAGAAACCACGAAACTGTTTCCATCGCCGAATATCAGAAGTTACCGAAAGAGATTCTTCAAATCGCTACTGTCTGCAAAATACATAGCGAGAAATACGAGCTTTACTGTGGAAAACACGATTGTCCGTGCTGTAAGAAATGCGTGAAATCTCACAACGATTGTAAAGGTTTAACCGACATCAATGAAATCATAAAAACCGTCAAAACTTCAAACGCCTTTTATGAAATCGAAGAAACTGTGCTAGAAGTAGCTGAAAATATTGAGAGGATCAAAACTAATCGAGAAAATAACTTTACATCGTTAGAAAAACAAAGAAGAGAAATTGaggaagaaataaaacaaacgaGGACAAAGATAAATCGTCATCTTGATGGACTTCAGAATGATTTGTTGAAGGAATTAAAAGCAGCTGAAGAAAAAGAGaacaataaaatacagaaattgttAACTGACCTTAAGACAAAGGAAATAGAGATTACAGAATTCAAAGATAACATTGCTAATTTCAAACAGCATGCGTCAAAACTGCAAGCCTTTTTGGCCATAAAACATTTCGAAACAGATATTTCCGGTGCCGAAAAATTCATTCACTCAATTATAAAGAGTGAGGCCACCAACCGAGCCAACATTTCATGCCAGTTTACCAAGTCTTTAGCGCAAATCACATCCAGCGTACAGAAGTTTGGAGAAATTAATGTCAGTTCTGATCCATTCAATTTGTCTATCAAGAAACGGAAGCAAAAACAAGCCCAGATTATGGTTACCATGCCGAGTAACAATATAAATGACATGACTCTGACATTACAGAAACGTATCAATACAGAGTTGTCAAATGTGCATGGTTGTTCACTGCTTCCTGATGGAAAGATGGTATTCTCTTGTTTTGGACAAcataaaataaaagtattcaaATCTGACGGATCAGAAGATTTTGTAATGAATGACATCAAACGGACGTTAGATGTGGTATATATCGGTGATAACTCCATTGCTGTAACATCTGGTGGTTTCAAACAGATAAATCTTATCGACACAAAGAACAAGAAAATTAAgaaaacagtaaatgttaattcATGCAATTCTGGAGCCGCATACAAAGATGGACATTTAATTTATTGTGCCGATGAGAAAGGACTACAGAAAATCAGTCTGAATGATGAATCCATTACCAATGTTATCAATACCAAACTCTCAAATTTTTCGTACGTTACAACACTCGGTGACAAACTGTTCTACACACACAGAGACAATAATAGTGTAACCTGTTGTAATTACCATGGTACAATACTGTGGACGTTCTGTGATACAAGTGTTCTTGCGCTTCCAAACGGTATATCTGTAGACAATGATTGTAACGTGTTTGTATTGGGATATAAAACTAACAATATGGTCGTCATCTCGCCTGATGGAAAACATTTCAGACAACTTTTATCACGTGAAGATGGACTGAACGGACCAAAGGTTTTGCATTATGACACATCTACAAACAAATTGTTAGTTGCAAATTACAACAATACCGCGTTTCTGTACGATGTCAAATGA
- the LOC139492009 gene encoding ADP-ribosylation factor-like protein 13B isoform X2 gives MISLMGKCFSCLKRKTQPRREVTLAILGLDNAGKTTATKALLGETHHDTAPTVGFTSESLTLDHYEIKIFDLGGGKNIRRIWKEYFVEVYGVIFVVDSSTPERLEEAKNVLKGLLEDEKVAGKPILLLANKQDHQNAMDEVDICDQLGLEDLVNANKCPCRIETCSALKGTGKKMDNNIKVGLKWMCATLEHNWRVYQPRVENDMEVEAAKKRKELAEKKERVRKIREEREKKEEEERKRLGIEKPVSDDEDQLDGDPFKRVDVNSLNEKEKRMKEEKRKKKELELKMLGRDTNDNNTVNNDLDESEGEIRSSRSLKYLGLRNGLSSNENHMKNGNLNTLSSENKLPYDSEQDSDLDITSKKSRRATPRLPPLQKPLGTKFTPDDQPAGKKKRKKKKLKALQEKIEENEDMGESFQPSKHSVQSVSKIEVNTLNPYTENQNSFHSDTSSSKHIVVGKTLSYDNETEEDTTPRSHKVKKKKKVKSKGMHQSFDDFPTPRSIEAAENNTDFASSLSYRIDNEESNPTEVRKLKKKAYLKKNKTGPSDEEIEMGDTLRNTGITDFTWTLGSPKKEVLSSDEGPVQKNWGFAEDLEDTINTPTRRIGVRPNFEDDEDVML, from the exons ATGATCAGCCTGATGGGGAAATGTTTTTCATGTCTCAAAAGAAAAACCCAGCCAAGAAG GGAGGTAACTTTAGCTATCTTGGGTCTGGACAATGCTGGGAAAACTACTGCCACGAAAGCTTTACTTGGAG AGACCCATCATGACACAGCACCAACAGTTGGATTTACAAGTGAAAGTCTGACTTTGGACcactatgaaataaaaatatttgatctgGGTGGTGGGAAAAACATCAGAAGGATATGGAAGGAATATTTTGTAGAAGTTTATGGAGTTATTTTCGTGGTGGATTCTTCTACGCCAGAGAGATTAGAAGAGGCGAAAAATGTCTTGAAAGGATTGCTGGAGGACGAAAAAGTAGCAGGGAAACCCATACTACT ACTTGCCAATAAGCAGGACCACCAAAATGCCATGGATGAAGTTGATATATGTGACCAACTTGGCTTAGAAGATTTAGTAAATGCTAATAAATGTCCTTGTAGAATT GAAACCTGTTCAGCTCTTAAAGGTACTGGTAAGAAGATGGATAATAATATTAAAGTTGGACTGAAATGGATGTGTGCCACTTTAGAGCATAACTGGCGTGTGTACCAACCTCGCGTAGAAAATGATATGGAGGTTGAGGCTGCAAAGAAACGGAAGGAACTAGCTGAAAAGAAGGAAAGAGTACGCAAGATAAGAGAAGAAAG AGAGAAGAAAGAAGAGGAAGAACGGAAGAGATTAGGGATAGAAAAACCTGTGAGCGATGACGAAGACCAATTAGATGGGGATCCATTTAAACGTGTTGATGTTAATAGCCTGAATGAAAAG GAGAAAAgaatgaaagaagaaaaaagaaagaaaaaggaaTTAGAGCTGAAGATGTTAGGACGAGATACGAATGATAATAACACTGTTAATAATGACCTTGATGAATCTGAAGGTGAAATAAGGTCAAGTAGATCTTTGAAATATTTAGGACTACGTAATGGATTAAGTAGTAATGAAAATCACATGAAAAATGGAAATTTAAACACACTTAGTAGTGAAAACAAACTACCTTATGATTCTGAACAGGATAGTGACCTTGATATAACCTCTAAGAAAAGTCGTCGTGCAACGCCACGATTACCTCCCCTTCAGAAACCATTAGGTACCAAGTTTACACCAGACGACCAACCAGCAGGAAAGAAAAAACGcaagaaaaagaaattgaaagctCTACaggaaaaaattgaagaaaatgaagacatGGGAGAAAGTTTTCAACCTTCAAAACATTCTGTACAATCTGTATCAAAGATTGAAGTGAATACACTTAACCCTTATACTGAAAATCAAAATAGTTTCCATAGTGACACAAGTTCTAGTAAACATATAGTGGTAGGTAAAACCTTATCTTATGACAACGAAACAGAGGAAGATACGACCCCAAGGTCACATAAAGTTAAGAAGAAAAAGAAAGTGAAGTCAAAAGGAATGCATCAATCCTTTGATGATTTTCCAACGCCTAGAAGTATTGAAGCAGCTGAAAATAACACAGATTTTGCAAGTTCTTTATCATACCGTATTGACAACGAag AATCTAATCCAACTGAAGTCAGGAAATTGAAGAAAAAAGCAtatctaaagaaaaataaaacaggacCATCTGATGAAGAAATAGAAATGGGAGACACCCTCAGAAATACTGGCATTACAGATTTCACATGGACACTGGGTTCTCCTAAAAAGGAGGTATTATCTAGTG ACGAAGGACCAGTACAAAAAAATTGGGGATTTGCAGAAGACCTTGAAGACACTATAAATACCCCCACAAGAAGGATTGGAGTACGGCCGAACTTTGAAGATGATGAAGACGTTATGctgtaa
- the LOC139492009 gene encoding ADP-ribosylation factor-like protein 13B isoform X3 codes for MISLMGKCFSCLKRKTQPRREVTLAILGLDNAGKTTATKALLGETHHDTAPTVGFTSESLTLDHYEIKIFDLGGGKNIRRIWKEYFVEVYGVIFVVDSSTPERLEEAKNVLKGLLEDEKVAGKPILLLANKQDHQNAMDEVDICDQLGLEDLVNANKCPCRIETCSALKGTGKKMDNNIKVGLKWMCATLEHNWRVYQPRVENDMEVEAAKKRKELAEKKERVRKIREEREKKEEEERKRLGIEKPVSDDEDQLDGDPFKRVDVNSLNEKEKRMKEEKRKKKELELKMLGRDTNDNNTVNNDLDESEGEIRSSRSLKYLGLRNGLSSNENHMKNGNLNTLSSENKLPYDSEQDSDLDITSKKSRRATPRLPPLQKPLGTKFTPDDQPAGKKKRKKKKLKALQEKIEENEDMGESFQPSKHSVQSVSKIEVNTLNPYTENQNSFHSDTSSSKHIVVGKTLSYDNETEEDTTPRSHKVKKKKKVKSKGMHQSFDDFPTPRSIEAAENNTDFASSLSYRIDNEESNPTEVRKLKKKAYLKKNKTGPSDEEIEMGDTLRNTGITDFTWTLGSPKKEVLSSVDVLIRYTELSRG; via the exons ATGATCAGCCTGATGGGGAAATGTTTTTCATGTCTCAAAAGAAAAACCCAGCCAAGAAG GGAGGTAACTTTAGCTATCTTGGGTCTGGACAATGCTGGGAAAACTACTGCCACGAAAGCTTTACTTGGAG AGACCCATCATGACACAGCACCAACAGTTGGATTTACAAGTGAAAGTCTGACTTTGGACcactatgaaataaaaatatttgatctgGGTGGTGGGAAAAACATCAGAAGGATATGGAAGGAATATTTTGTAGAAGTTTATGGAGTTATTTTCGTGGTGGATTCTTCTACGCCAGAGAGATTAGAAGAGGCGAAAAATGTCTTGAAAGGATTGCTGGAGGACGAAAAAGTAGCAGGGAAACCCATACTACT ACTTGCCAATAAGCAGGACCACCAAAATGCCATGGATGAAGTTGATATATGTGACCAACTTGGCTTAGAAGATTTAGTAAATGCTAATAAATGTCCTTGTAGAATT GAAACCTGTTCAGCTCTTAAAGGTACTGGTAAGAAGATGGATAATAATATTAAAGTTGGACTGAAATGGATGTGTGCCACTTTAGAGCATAACTGGCGTGTGTACCAACCTCGCGTAGAAAATGATATGGAGGTTGAGGCTGCAAAGAAACGGAAGGAACTAGCTGAAAAGAAGGAAAGAGTACGCAAGATAAGAGAAGAAAG AGAGAAGAAAGAAGAGGAAGAACGGAAGAGATTAGGGATAGAAAAACCTGTGAGCGATGACGAAGACCAATTAGATGGGGATCCATTTAAACGTGTTGATGTTAATAGCCTGAATGAAAAG GAGAAAAgaatgaaagaagaaaaaagaaagaaaaaggaaTTAGAGCTGAAGATGTTAGGACGAGATACGAATGATAATAACACTGTTAATAATGACCTTGATGAATCTGAAGGTGAAATAAGGTCAAGTAGATCTTTGAAATATTTAGGACTACGTAATGGATTAAGTAGTAATGAAAATCACATGAAAAATGGAAATTTAAACACACTTAGTAGTGAAAACAAACTACCTTATGATTCTGAACAGGATAGTGACCTTGATATAACCTCTAAGAAAAGTCGTCGTGCAACGCCACGATTACCTCCCCTTCAGAAACCATTAGGTACCAAGTTTACACCAGACGACCAACCAGCAGGAAAGAAAAAACGcaagaaaaagaaattgaaagctCTACaggaaaaaattgaagaaaatgaagacatGGGAGAAAGTTTTCAACCTTCAAAACATTCTGTACAATCTGTATCAAAGATTGAAGTGAATACACTTAACCCTTATACTGAAAATCAAAATAGTTTCCATAGTGACACAAGTTCTAGTAAACATATAGTGGTAGGTAAAACCTTATCTTATGACAACGAAACAGAGGAAGATACGACCCCAAGGTCACATAAAGTTAAGAAGAAAAAGAAAGTGAAGTCAAAAGGAATGCATCAATCCTTTGATGATTTTCCAACGCCTAGAAGTATTGAAGCAGCTGAAAATAACACAGATTTTGCAAGTTCTTTATCATACCGTATTGACAACGAag AATCTAATCCAACTGAAGTCAGGAAATTGAAGAAAAAAGCAtatctaaagaaaaataaaacaggacCATCTGATGAAGAAATAGAAATGGGAGACACCCTCAGAAATACTGGCATTACAGATTTCACATGGACACTGGGTTCTCCTAAAAAGGAGGTATTATCTAGTG TGGACGTACTTATCAGATATACTGAATTATCTCGTGGTTG A
- the LOC139492009 gene encoding ADP-ribosylation factor-like protein 13B isoform X1: MISLMGKCFSCLKRKTQPRREVTLAILGLDNAGKTTATKALLGETHHDTAPTVGFTSESLTLDHYEIKIFDLGGGKNIRRIWKEYFVEVYGVIFVVDSSTPERLEEAKNVLKGLLEDEKVAGKPILLLANKQDHQNAMDEVDICDQLGLEDLVNANKCPCRIETCSALKGTGKKMDNNIKVGLKWMCATLEHNWRVYQPRVENDMEVEAAKKRKELAEKKERVRKIREEREKKEEEERKRLGIEKPVSDDEDQLDGDPFKRVDVNSLNEKEKRMKEEKRKKKELELKMLGRDTNDNNTVNNDLDESEGEIRSSRSLKYLGLRNGLSSNENHMKNGNLNTLSSENKLPYDSEQDSDLDITSKKSRRATPRLPPLQKPLGTKFTPDDQPAGKKKRKKKKLKALQEKIEENEDMGESFQPSKHSVQSVSKIEVNTLNPYTENQNSFHSDTSSSKHIVVGKTLSYDNETEEDTTPRSHKVKKKKKVKSKGMHQSFDDFPTPRSIEAAENNTDFASSLSYRIDNEESNPTEVRKLKKKAYLKKNKTGPSDEEIEMGDTLRNTGITDFTWTLGSPKKEVLSSVDVLIRYTELSRDEGPVQKNWGFAEDLEDTINTPTRRIGVRPNFEDDEDVML, translated from the exons ATGATCAGCCTGATGGGGAAATGTTTTTCATGTCTCAAAAGAAAAACCCAGCCAAGAAG GGAGGTAACTTTAGCTATCTTGGGTCTGGACAATGCTGGGAAAACTACTGCCACGAAAGCTTTACTTGGAG AGACCCATCATGACACAGCACCAACAGTTGGATTTACAAGTGAAAGTCTGACTTTGGACcactatgaaataaaaatatttgatctgGGTGGTGGGAAAAACATCAGAAGGATATGGAAGGAATATTTTGTAGAAGTTTATGGAGTTATTTTCGTGGTGGATTCTTCTACGCCAGAGAGATTAGAAGAGGCGAAAAATGTCTTGAAAGGATTGCTGGAGGACGAAAAAGTAGCAGGGAAACCCATACTACT ACTTGCCAATAAGCAGGACCACCAAAATGCCATGGATGAAGTTGATATATGTGACCAACTTGGCTTAGAAGATTTAGTAAATGCTAATAAATGTCCTTGTAGAATT GAAACCTGTTCAGCTCTTAAAGGTACTGGTAAGAAGATGGATAATAATATTAAAGTTGGACTGAAATGGATGTGTGCCACTTTAGAGCATAACTGGCGTGTGTACCAACCTCGCGTAGAAAATGATATGGAGGTTGAGGCTGCAAAGAAACGGAAGGAACTAGCTGAAAAGAAGGAAAGAGTACGCAAGATAAGAGAAGAAAG AGAGAAGAAAGAAGAGGAAGAACGGAAGAGATTAGGGATAGAAAAACCTGTGAGCGATGACGAAGACCAATTAGATGGGGATCCATTTAAACGTGTTGATGTTAATAGCCTGAATGAAAAG GAGAAAAgaatgaaagaagaaaaaagaaagaaaaaggaaTTAGAGCTGAAGATGTTAGGACGAGATACGAATGATAATAACACTGTTAATAATGACCTTGATGAATCTGAAGGTGAAATAAGGTCAAGTAGATCTTTGAAATATTTAGGACTACGTAATGGATTAAGTAGTAATGAAAATCACATGAAAAATGGAAATTTAAACACACTTAGTAGTGAAAACAAACTACCTTATGATTCTGAACAGGATAGTGACCTTGATATAACCTCTAAGAAAAGTCGTCGTGCAACGCCACGATTACCTCCCCTTCAGAAACCATTAGGTACCAAGTTTACACCAGACGACCAACCAGCAGGAAAGAAAAAACGcaagaaaaagaaattgaaagctCTACaggaaaaaattgaagaaaatgaagacatGGGAGAAAGTTTTCAACCTTCAAAACATTCTGTACAATCTGTATCAAAGATTGAAGTGAATACACTTAACCCTTATACTGAAAATCAAAATAGTTTCCATAGTGACACAAGTTCTAGTAAACATATAGTGGTAGGTAAAACCTTATCTTATGACAACGAAACAGAGGAAGATACGACCCCAAGGTCACATAAAGTTAAGAAGAAAAAGAAAGTGAAGTCAAAAGGAATGCATCAATCCTTTGATGATTTTCCAACGCCTAGAAGTATTGAAGCAGCTGAAAATAACACAGATTTTGCAAGTTCTTTATCATACCGTATTGACAACGAag AATCTAATCCAACTGAAGTCAGGAAATTGAAGAAAAAAGCAtatctaaagaaaaataaaacaggacCATCTGATGAAGAAATAGAAATGGGAGACACCCTCAGAAATACTGGCATTACAGATTTCACATGGACACTGGGTTCTCCTAAAAAGGAGGTATTATCTAGTG TGGACGTACTTATCAGATATACTGAATTATCTCGTG ACGAAGGACCAGTACAAAAAAATTGGGGATTTGCAGAAGACCTTGAAGACACTATAAATACCCCCACAAGAAGGATTGGAGTACGGCCGAACTTTGAAGATGATGAAGACGTTATGctgtaa